A single region of the Planctomycetota bacterium genome encodes:
- a CDS encoding GNAT family N-acetyltransferase, whose product MDAAADYRERLEAWIAMHKVSLRDVAPTSIEIAGAMAGRGRDGWWVNQCVGLGIDRPVTGDDLQKLLQFYSEEPASPEIVVCDAAHESTAREVARVGLAVHSVEINMSADLHADWPAVVSDVREVDLSDPDALDESITVMEQGFNSDDGHVVSDIEREEWRHARTRRGNQVFAAYVDDEMAGIGCLLIPAQVPGKPWPAMLFGGGVRPGFRRRGLHRDLFLARLHAAKAAGCDFAVTEGDGDGPTVRNARRLGMTHFCTNVHFKPPADDATAGREAAATPARDG is encoded by the coding sequence GTGGACGCGGCGGCGGACTACCGGGAGCGACTCGAAGCGTGGATCGCCATGCACAAGGTGAGCCTGCGGGACGTCGCGCCGACGTCGATCGAGATCGCCGGTGCAATGGCGGGGCGGGGCCGCGACGGCTGGTGGGTGAACCAGTGCGTCGGCCTCGGCATCGATCGGCCCGTGACAGGCGACGACCTGCAGAAGCTCCTGCAGTTCTACTCGGAGGAACCGGCGTCACCAGAGATCGTCGTCTGCGACGCGGCCCACGAGTCGACGGCGCGGGAAGTCGCTCGAGTCGGCCTGGCCGTGCACAGCGTCGAGATCAACATGTCAGCCGACTTGCACGCGGACTGGCCGGCGGTCGTGTCCGACGTTCGCGAGGTCGACCTGTCGGACCCTGATGCGCTGGACGAGTCGATCACGGTGATGGAGCAGGGCTTCAACTCCGACGATGGACACGTCGTTTCGGACATCGAGCGCGAGGAGTGGCGACACGCGCGGACGCGTCGGGGCAACCAGGTCTTCGCGGCCTACGTCGACGATGAGATGGCGGGCATCGGGTGCCTCCTGATTCCAGCGCAGGTTCCGGGCAAGCCGTGGCCGGCGATGCTGTTCGGCGGCGGCGTTCGGCCAGGGTTTCGTCGGCGTGGATTGCATCGCGATCTATTCCTCGCGCGACTTCACGCGGCCAAGGCGGCGGGCTGTGACTTTGCGGTGACGGAGGGCGACGGCGACGGGCCGACGGTGCGGAACGCGCGTCGTCTGGGCATGACGCACTTCTGCACGAACGTCCACTTCAAACCGCCAGCGGATGACGCGACAGCAGGTCGCGAAGCCGCCGCGACGCCTGCCCGCGATGGCTGA
- a CDS encoding carbon-nitrogen hydrolase: MAEALKIGLTQMACGDDIGANVDAQIKLIHDAADAGAKVVCTQELFASKYFCQGEDHRFFDLAEPIPGPTTERLQAVAKEREIVVVGSLFEKRTAGLYHNTAVVIDADGSLLGSYRKMHIPDDPHYYEKFYFTTGDLGFRSFKTRYATIGVLICWDQWFPEAARLTAMSGAEILFYPTAIGWHPAEKAEFGQAQHEAWLTMMRSHAIANGCFVAAPNRIGHEHVLDPDGRPYSEAGIEFWGQSFLCRPDGQVAAEASVNEPGALVVDCDLSRVAFSRTHWPFLRDRRIDAYSEITRRLID, from the coding sequence GTGGCAGAAGCGCTCAAGATCGGCCTGACGCAGATGGCGTGCGGTGACGACATCGGCGCGAATGTCGACGCTCAGATCAAGCTGATCCACGACGCGGCCGACGCCGGGGCGAAGGTCGTCTGCACGCAGGAGTTGTTCGCGAGCAAGTACTTCTGCCAGGGCGAAGACCACCGCTTCTTCGACCTCGCCGAGCCGATTCCCGGCCCGACCACCGAGCGTTTGCAGGCCGTGGCGAAGGAGCGCGAGATCGTCGTCGTCGGCAGCCTCTTCGAGAAGCGAACGGCAGGCCTCTACCACAACACCGCCGTCGTCATCGACGCCGACGGCTCGCTGCTCGGGTCGTATCGGAAGATGCACATCCCCGACGACCCGCACTACTACGAGAAGTTCTACTTCACGACCGGCGACCTTGGCTTCCGCAGCTTCAAAACCCGCTACGCGACCATCGGCGTCCTCATCTGCTGGGATCAGTGGTTCCCGGAGGCCGCGAGACTCACAGCGATGAGCGGGGCCGAGATCCTCTTCTACCCGACCGCCATCGGCTGGCACCCAGCAGAGAAGGCCGAGTTCGGCCAGGCCCAGCACGAGGCGTGGCTGACGATGATGCGCAGCCACGCCATCGCCAACGGCTGCTTCGTCGCCGCCCCGAACCGCATCGGCCACGAACACGTGCTCGACCCCGACGGCCGGCCCTACTCCGAAGCCGGTATCGAGTTCTGGGGCCAAAGCTTCCTCTGCCGCCCCGACGGCCAGGTCGCCGCCGAGGCGTCAGTCAATGAGCCGGGCGCGCTGGTGGTCGACTGCGACCTCTCCCGCGTCGCCTTCAGCCGCACCCACTGGCCCTTCCTGCGAGATCGTCGGATCGATGCGTACAGCGAGATCACACGTCGGCTGATCGATTGA